Proteins encoded in a region of the Benincasa hispida cultivar B227 chromosome 2, ASM972705v1, whole genome shotgun sequence genome:
- the LOC120070701 gene encoding pentatricopeptide repeat-containing protein At4g04370 yields MHCGQLIEFYSYKLIHEPIAHGSTKSFNSLLNRLSSQGAHHQVLQTYISFQNTNTPPDAYTFPSLLKACTNLNMFSNGLSIHQSVIVNGLSHDSYIGSSLISFYAKFGCIHFGRKVFDTMPERNVVPWTTLIGCYSRQGDIDIAFSMFKQMRESGIQPTSVTFLSLLPGISELPLLLCLHCLIVLYGFESDLALLNSMVNMYGKCGKIGDARSLFESMDYRDLVSWNSLLSAYSKIGGIEEILKFIQGMRIEDIKPDKQTFCSALSASAIKGDLRFGKLVHCLILKDGSDIDQQVETALIVLYLRCRCLDLAHEVFKSTTEKDAVLWTAMISGLVQNDCADKALGVFYQMIESNVEPSTATLASALSACAQLVCCDIGTSIHGYVLRQGILLDIPAQNSLVTMYAKCNKLEQSCSIFNEMVEKDLVSWNAIVAGHAKNGYLSKAIFFFNEMRTSFQRPDSITVTSLLQACGSAGALFQGKWIHNFVLRSSLIPCIMTETALVDMYFKCGNLGTAQKCFDYMLQKDLVTWSILIAGYGFNGKGEIALRKYSEFLGTGMEPNHVIFLSVLSACSHSGLIIQGLNIYESMTKDFRMSPNLEHRACIIDLLSRAGKVDEAYSFYKMMFKEPAIDVLGILLDACRVNGSVQLGKVIARDMFELKPVDAGNFVQLAHSYASMSRWDGVEAAWTQMRSLGLKKLPGWSSIEVHGTSFTFFSVHNSHPKIEDIILTVKSLSKDIRKMHVENEIREDFVEIS; encoded by the exons ATGCACTGTGGTCAGCTAATCGAATTCTACTCTTACAA ATTAATCCATGAGCCAATAGCCCATGGCAGCACCAAATCATTTAACTCTCTCCTAAATCGCCTTTCTTCTCAAGGCGCTCACCATCAAGTTCTTCAAACCTACATTTCTTTCCAAAACACCAATACCCCACCAGATGCATACACTTTTCCCAGTCTCCTCAAAGCTTGTACCAATTTGAACATGTTTTCAAATGGCCTTTCAATTCATCAATCTGTCATCGTTAATGGGCTTTCTCATGATTCCTATATTGGGTCTTCGCTCATTAGTTTCTATGCCAAATTTGGGTGCATTCATTTTGGTCGCAAGGTGTTTGATACAATGCCTGAGAGAAATGTTGTTCCTTGGACCACCTTAATTGGATGCTACTCACGACAGGGGGACATTGACATTGCTTTTTCAATGTTCAAACAAATGCGGGAGAGTGGTATTCAGCCCACTTCTGTCACCTTCTTGAGTCTGCTTCCTGGTATTTCAGAGCTTccccttcttctttgtttgcaTTGTTTGATTGTTTTATATGGTTTTGAGTCAGACTTAGCTTTATTGAACTCCATGGTGAATATGTATGGTAAATGTGGCAAAATTGGTGATGCAAGAAGTTTATTTGAGTCAATGGATTACAGAGACTTAGTTTCTTGGAATTCACTATTATCTGCCTATTCGAAAATTGGAGGCATTGAAGAAATATTGAAGTTTATACAAGGAATGAGGATTGAAGATATCAAACCCGACAAGCAGACCTTTTGTTCTGCTTTGTCTGCTTCTGCTATAAAGGGTGATCTTCGATTTGGTAAGTTAGTGCACTGTCTGATTCTTAAGGATGGTTCAGATATAGATCAACAAGTAGAGACAGCACTCATAGTTTTATACTTGAGATGTAGATGTTtggatctcgctcatgaagtTTTCAAATCAACTACTGAAAAGGATGCGGTCCTTTGGACAGCAATGATATCAGGACTTGTTCAGAATGATTGTGCTGATAAGGCATTGGGGGTCTTCTATCAAATGATTGAATCAAATGTCGAGCCAAGTACTGCTACCTTAGCTAGTGCTCTTTCAGCCTGTGCCCAACTTGTTTGTTGTGATATTGGTACCTCGATTCATGGTTATGTATTAAGGCAAGGAATATTGCTAGACATCCCTGCTCAAAACTCTCTTGTCACCATGTACGCAAAGTGTAATAAGCTGGAGCAAAGTTGTTCAATTTTTAATGAGATGGTTGAAAAGGATTTAGTTTCTTGGAATGCTATTGTGGCTGGACATGCTAAAAATGGTTATTTAAGCAAGGCCATCTTTTTCTTCAATGAAATGAGAACGAGCTTTCAAAGGCCCGACTCAATAACAGTGACCTCACTTCTTCAAGCTTGTGGTTCTGCTGGTGCACTTTTCCAGGGAAAGTGGATTCACAACTTCGTTCTTAGAAGTTCCCTTATCCCATGCATTATGACTGAAACGGCTCTAGTTGACATGTACTTCAAATGCGGAAACTTAGGGACTGCTCAGAAGTGTTTTGATTACATGTTACAAAAAGATCTTGTAACATGGAGCATCCTTATTGCTGGATATGGTTTTAACGGAAAAGGTGAAATTGCTTTGAGGAAATATTCAGAGTTTCTTGGCACAGGGATGGAACCAAatcatgttatttttctttcagtTCTTTCTGCTTGTAGTCACAGTGGACTTATTATCCAAGGTTTGAACATATACGAGTCAATGACTAAAGATTTCAGAATGTCACCAAATCTCGAACACCGAGCTTGCATCATTGACCTCCTGAGTCGAGCTGGAAAAGTTGATGAAGCATATAGCTTCTATAAAATGATGTTTAAAGAACCCGCAATAGATGTTTTAGGCATACTCCTTGACGCATGTCGTGTGAATGGCAGTGTCCAACTTGGAAAGGTTATTGCTAGAGATATGTTTGAATTAAAGCCTGTGGATGCTGGAAATTTTGTGCAACTGGCCCATAGTTATGCATCCATGAGTAGATGGGATGGAGTGGAGGCGGCATGGACCCAAATGAGATCTCTTGGTTTAAAAAAGCTACCTGGATGGAGTTCTATTGAGGTTCATGGAACcagttttacatttttttcagTTCACAATTCACATCCTAAGATTGAAGACATAATCTTGACAGTGAAATCATTGAGCAAGGATATTAGAAAGATGCatgttgaaaatgaaattagagaGGATTTTGTTGAAATTTCTTGA